Genomic segment of Panthera leo isolate Ple1 chromosome B2, P.leo_Ple1_pat1.1, whole genome shotgun sequence:
AccactctgaacctcagtttccccatctgtgaaatggggatagtaatTCCCATTTCCCTATTCCCATGGAATAGCAGGGAATTAATGATGTAACGTAATATGTTTATTAGCAGAATACCAAGCATttactcaataatttttttattattgcatgCTAAATGGTATATTTATAGATCtcagttatttaaaacaaaagtattaaaatcatATAAGTAAATGCAAATGTTACAAAGGTTGTGAAAGGTTTCATTTTCTAATCTTAAGTATGGCTTGATCATAGCCTTTAGGAATATTTTTcctacccaggggcacctgggtggctcaggcggttaagcatccaacttcagctcaggtcataatcttacaagttcatgagttccagccctgcattgggctctctactgtcagtacagagcccacttcagaccctctgtctccatcgctctctgcccctcccccatctctctctcaaaaataaaaataaacattttttaaaaaaggaaaataatggggtgcctacgtggctcagtcagttaagcgtctgacttcggctcaggtcacgatctcgcacagTTCGTgcgttccagccctgcgtcgggctctgtgctgacagctcagagcctggagcctgcttcggattctgtgccttcctctccctctgaccctccctactcacgctctgtctctctctctctctctctctctctctctctctctcaaaaataaataaacattaaaaaaaattttttttattgaaaaaaggataataaaaagaaagaatattttacttaCCCATAAATACAAGAGATGTCAATAACCACATCGATCATATCACAGCAGAGTTCATAGGTTTGCATATCCACTGGGGTACTATCAGTTGCAATATAAATTTTACTGACCACATCAAAGAGAAATGCCTTTTCAATTCCAGAATTCTGAAACAAAAAGAAGATGCTATCTTAAAGGTACAGCTGATTTCAGAACACGTCAttgttacataaaaaaattatatgccatcctcagtgtaaaatataaatgagcaaagattaatttgctaaaattttgttcttttttattacaatttaaacttcacataggggcacctgggtggctcagcaggctaagtgtctgacttcagctccggtcatgatttcacggctcaagcatttgagccccacattgggctctctgctgtcagtgcagagcctgcttcagttcctgtcctcctctctctttggccctccccagcctgtgctttctcggtctcaaaaataaataaaaacatcaaaagaaaacaaaaaaatttttaataaaaactttaaaaacctcaCATAAACCTTTATAATGGATTTGcatatgaaatggaaaattcttatttttcataaattatttactttagGTAAACAAACTGGGCAGTGTTTCCTGGCTCTTAGAGATGTACCTGCAGTTAGGAAAAGGCAagtaaaaacactaattttactGACTGTAgattgtaaataaattttaaaaagctaaacaaactCACCACTATACAGTGACAGAGTAAATATGCATACAGCCATCACATCTGACTCAACTGAACAGAAGAGCTTGCCTAGAGCTGCCGGTTTATAGGACTCATTCAGCCAGCACATCATCCACAGTGttaaacatacacaaatatttaaaacaatatatcttttctttctaatatttatttatttttgtgagagagagtgtgcacaggggagggggcacagagagaaggggacaggggatctggagagcctgatgtggggcttgaacttacgaactggCAGATCAacacctgggccaaagtcggaagcttaacccgctcagccacccaggcacaccatcaCCAAAACCACCCTTAATGTTCCTTACATCTGGTAGGGCTCTATCAACACTGAATGACTGCCTACAACTTGAATAAACACTGTATCAGTGAAGTACAGGAATCGTTTGGGGAGTTAAATTTTAAAGACTATGAAACAGTTATGTAGTAGCAATCTTCCAAAGTAATATTTCAGTGACCTTGCAATGTTGTGAGAGCAAGCAAAAATAAGACTGTTTTCACTTCAAAAATAAGACTGTTTGCAATATTAGTCTAAAATTCTGCAAATGATTCTACAAGGATGATAATTATGTACTTACTGAGATAAAGATGTTTAGCAAATTCTCCAGGGTGGGGAGTTGTGGAATCAGTTTCTGAACCACTTTGCTAAAAGCTTCAAATATTGAGTGATCATATATGCTGGTCAAATAGaagctgaaagagaaaatatttcatcacGTTTTCCCTTTGACTAGGGAACAGATGGCTGAGGCCATGTCATGACACCAGTACCCAGCCCTCTGTATCTAAGTCCGTACACACACATTCTAGCCCCCTGTAGAATTCAATATGAACTCGGTAAAAAAGTGAACATGTCTTAACAAGGCATTCTTCCCCAACTCCCAAAAAGCAAGAATTATACCCATTTTTCTACTGACTGGCTGGACTGGAAAGCTTAAAAATGCAGTGGTATGTGCCCGTATGAGCTTTCTTAGTTCTCCAAGATTCCACACCAGATCATCTTTACAAACACCTGTTAGGTTAGTAACAGCTACATTATTGGTATTGAAGcatctaattttttcattttccaatttgcAAATTGAATGATGCATATACCTCcccataaaaaattaatacaggggcgcctgactggccaggtgactcttgatctcggggttttaagtttgagccccacattgggtatagaaattacttaaaaataaaatcttaaaaaacaactaATAGAGAAATGATTTTCCTCTGTACTTCTATTTGAAGTGTTTTCAGAGTTCTCTTTTACTTGTGCATATAGATACTATCATATTCATCACAAACTGTAAACTTCGGCATTGATTAACTTCCTGGATTATGTTCTTGAGTTTTATCTAGTGTTTTTCACATGTGGGAAAAACATTAGGTTTGACtatttgcttaaaaaacaaaaacaaaggttgggggtggggggcgccaggatggctcagtcagttaagtgtccgacttcggctcaggtcatgatctcatagttcgctggtttgagccccgcgccgggctctgtgctgagagctcggagcctggagcctacttcagattctgtgtctccctctctctctgcccctcccctgctcatgcttgctcgctctctctctgtctttcaaaaataaattaaaataaatacatacatgaatgaacgaataaataaataaactttaaaaacaaaaacaaaacaaaggggcacataagtggcccagttggttaagcctctgactcttgattttgacttaggtcatgatctcacagtttgtgggttcgatccccaccttgggctctgtgttgatagcatagagcctgcttcggattctctctctccctctgtctttgcccctcctctgcatgtgcacacatgcacacacaagctctttctcccaaaaataaacaaacatttaaacaaaaaccaaaaaaaaaaaatcaccaaaaattaGAATTAACACATGCAAAGTTTGCTTTTCCCAAATACTGTCCTAATGTGTATAACACAAAATAGGGTAAACAGGTGAATTACTGCCCATGCCAAATCATTCATTGTGACTTTGGACTCCACATCTGCTAACTTGTCAATTAATGTGATCGCTGAGAAATTTCTGTTCTCACCTGAGGTGAATTTTTTCTAATCCAGCATCTGCAAGGTCATCATTTGCCCTCTGGTGAATATCTCTTTGGGTTTCAATTTTGTGGTCATCTGACAGACCATCCACTTTATGAATAAACACCTCAAAGTTGATGTCGGTGTTCACTTTGTAGGCCCTTGTCACGGTGAGGTGGAGCCTAGCCAAGGCTTCCATGTAATCGTCCTGGGAACAAAGGCACATTCCTGTCAAGGGAGGCCAAACCTTTCTAAGCTGCCTTCCACAGACactctttttccccccagctttattgaacTTTGATTGACAAATAAACACtccatatatttaaagtgtacaatgtgatgctTTGATATACGTATATGTCATGAAACGATTCCCCCAGTCAAGTTAATTAATCTATCCATCACTTTATCTCacagttacctttttttctttcatacacaCTCCTAATCTGTAAATCGTGTGGGTAcagccccccaaaatattttgcaaaagcCCAAATAAAAACTAGTTTCATGGAATTCAAGTTTGAAAACTTAAGTTTCATTAAcgaagagatgaaaaagaaaggctGGAAAAACACAGCTATAGGCAGTTATGATTTAGCTTGATGACAGTCATTAAGATCAGAGTTGAAGTTTTATGAATTCAAAACGACTCCATACCTAGGACCTTCCCTGGGATACTattctttcccaattttttagTCCCTTGGTGAACTGTGATGAACAGTTCAAGGTGAAAACATGATATGGGTCGCTGGGAGGATAAGGAAGGAGCCAGGAGGAAAGGTTTAGGAGCCACTAGTCTAGACCAGAGGTCAGCAAATCATGGGCCAAACTGGGCCCACTGCATGTTGTTTACGAGTAAAGTTTTACTgggacacagccacactcatttatatatattgtctatggctgcgtTTGTGTTGCATTGTTAGAGATGACTGGTTTTCTTCTACGGAAACTCCTTGGAAATGGTACAgcctgcaaagcctgaaatatttaccatctaGCCCTCTACAGAAACCGTTTGCTGACCTCTCATCTAGAGTAATGACCCCAAATAACACAATactacttttttctccttcctaccAATGACACGTTTGTAACAATATGATGAACATCTGCATACACATCTCCCTGTTTAAGAAATCAAACagtaggagtgcctggctggctcggctgGAGGAGCGTgcgactctcttttttttttttttaagtaagctatacacccaacacagggctcaaactcacaaccctgagatcaagagttgcatgctctaccaagtgagccagccaggaaccccaagtttgtaactcttgatctcaagattatgagttcaagccccacaatgggtatacagattaaatatataaacttaaagaaagaaagaaagaaagaaagaaagaaagaaagaaagaaagaaagaaatcaaacagaCACTGAAGCCCCGTGTGTCTCTCTCCATCCTCCCAGCCTACGCCATCACTCTACCTCCCACACTCCAGAGGTAGCCACTATCCTGAGTTTAGTGTTTATTCTCAGTCATCTCTCTATACGTtactatatacatatgtatctctAAACACCATACAGAATTCATTTACGTCATCTTGAAATGTGGAGGGAGGCTGTCTGAGAAAGGACACAAGGGAACCTTtttgggtgatggaaatattccatATCTTGACTGTGAAGTGGTTACAAGGTATATACATTCATCAAACTCACTGAATTGTATGTACACTCATAATGAATGCATTTTGttgtatgtaaattacacctcaaaAATTGTTCTTGTTTATGTCTTTAACTAAAGAGGGGAGTCAAGCAGTTAAGCAACCTTGTTGGTGAGCAAAACTAGCCAATGTCAAGAGAGTATCACATCAAAAGATTAGAAATTGCTACTGTAACTTGCCTGCCAGGCATATAAAATGATCTGATTACCAACTAAGTGATGAAGTGGCACATACCTACAAGgactaaaaataacatttaaaagaagaacacACTTGGTTTATTAGGGCAGAGGGATTATGGATGATTTTTACCCACTGTGTTGGTTACTATCTtctacaacaaataaaaattcgGGGAAAATACACTGCCTTGTTTCTATTCCAAAATTAGATCTgggggggcgcctgcgtggctcagttggttaagcgtctggctcttggttttggctcaggtcatgatctcatggtttgtgggttcgagccccacatcagggtctgtgctgacagcgcggagcctgcttgggattctctctctccctctctgcccctcccccactcactctctctgtctctgtctcaaaaatgaataaacaaagttaaaaaaaattatatctaggAATTACAGGCAGGTCACAATCACCAATGCAGATGAAGCCAACATTCCATGGTGGATCTCAAGGCACATGTGAAATGGCTTCAGGGGGCCAACAGGGGCCCTGAGATGGGGTACATTTTGTGGGCTCTGCCTGGGGGGCCGGCAGTGTCATGCATTTAGCTCACAGGAAATCACTCTTgatgttttcattctcatttattttacaacGTTCTGTGAGGACACATGTTCTCCTTGGTGATATCTTTATCTGGCAATACTGGCATTGTGAGGGattcacaaggaaaaaataaaaatatgaggcGTCAGACCAAAAGAGCCCTGCTTAGAAATAAAGGCAGTGACTTCAGGCTGCCAAGACTCCTtgaagtttgcttttcttttcagtgctTGAAACCACATCCTATAAATATTCCCCAAAACATGGCTTTTACAGTCTGCTTCCAATAGAAAAGTATATATTAGACTCTGAAACAGTTTCTCTAGTTATTCCTTCTTTTTAGTAAATGACAGCTCTCAACAATatttttcctacattttaaaaagtggaaccTAAAAGGACCAATTTCTCAAACATTCTTACACCTTTCTCTGCCCTACagctaggaaaaggaaaaaaagaaaacaaaacacatatttaCCAACCCAAATTTAAGTTCCATTTTTCATGttcaggtaaaaaataaaaccaaattacagctgcaatttaaaaacaggcaagtGAACCTATTTTAGCCACCTTATAGCCATATCACAAACACCTAGGATAGAGTTGCACTGGACACTTGAATTCTATAAATGCAAATTGCTACATAAGCACAACATGGTATTGAAGTGAGTACTTACTAAGCTACTGTCTTGAAAAGATGAGTCATCTGACTGGAATCTACTTCCCCAAGGGTACGGCTACTACTGCTGCTACCTAGTTCAGCAAGTCCAGAAACAGCAGTGGGAAAAACTGGAGCTTAGAAGAGACAGATGAGTGGGACACATCCAAGAGCTCGCCCTCCATCCAGCAGCGTGCACACAACCCAGCTGCTCTTCTAAGATCAAGCTCCCTAATTTATGGTGCTGGCAGACCTCAGCAGGAAGGTAGGGGCTCCTGCCAAGGCCACAGATGGGCCAGAAAACGGGTCAGCACAAGTGGGACAGCCGGGAAAGCAGTAACTGACAGCAGGCCCTGGACCTGATGCAGGTGTCTACAGCATGCATTTCCGGATGGGCCCATGGGAGGGGAGGCACTGTTGTTCACAGATCAGGCACCAGAACGCAAAGTCGCTCCCTTGCACACCCCCAccgaaaaataaagaaagagccCCTTCTAACATATGGCCACACTCCTACAGCTACACTGTTAGTACACAGTGCAATCACTTGGAACTAAAAGGCTTAGCTgaaaatttcattattatattaaaCAGGCACCTAGTTCCCTGAATGAATTTGTGATGCTCTCAGGCATGAGCAGTCTTCTCAGAGAATGGTTTTCCAAGCATGCGCTCAGAACCATTGTTACTAACAGTTTCCACATCCCTTCCTCCCTAACACCATCAGCATTCCTGGAAGGGGCAGGTGTGCTGAGCCCACCTGTCTGATTGTTGGTCCAGTTTCAGGGAAATAGCATGTCCTGAACTTAGAGCTGGTTTAGTGCATTCTTGAAGGACTTACTGCCATTTATTCCCCCACAGCTACAAAAGAGGGCCcttggggggtacctgggtggctcagtttgttaagtgtctgacttcagctcaggtgatgatcttggggttcatgagttcaagcccttcatcaggctctgtgctgccagctctgagcctggagcctgtttctgattctgtgtctccctctctctctgcccctcccccacatgctctctctcaccttctctctctcaaaaataaataaaaacattaaaaaagaaaataaaaaaaacaaacaaaccaaaacaaacctgAGGCTAAGCTATGCTTCCAGGACACTTTCTAAGAGAGCCTGGACATGGAGAGTTTGAAGAGTGTCATTGTCCCAATTCTGTTACCTGTACTCTTTCCTAATACTGGCATGCCTGAGATGCACCTGCTGTCctgctgcttcccttccccctcctcccctttaaCTGCTGGCCTCCTACTTCACAGGAGAAAGGCCCAGAGTACCAAAGAGACAATTCAGAAGACTAGTTTGAATACTGATAAAGTGAATAACTAATACCTAGGTAACAAGGGTCTTCACCAGCCAAGGGGTCCCCATGTCTTTACTTTCAAAGTTAAAGGAAAGCCCAATCAGGATGTCTCTTGGTAAACTACTAAAAACAATCCTTTGTGGTAGAAAACAGGACAGCTTAGAGGATataacttgagtttaaataatTGAGCAAATGCTGTAACTCAACCAAATCCATGTACTTATTTATGTGAACAAGGTTTCTCAGTGCTTACATCTACACAAACAAAAGTAGAATTGATCCTAAATTCTTATTCAAGCATGAATAATTAAGTGGGAAAATATCCAGCATCTTAAGAGATATACTCatcaaaatgttactttttatatttaatagttaCCTATAAAATACCTAACAGTTACACTGTCAATCAATTGTGTACTagtaataattacaataatttaaTTCAGAAGCAAAACTGCACCCTTAGAACTTTGCCTTCCTAGTTAAgagtaaacattttcaaatgtagacttatacacatatttttgttGCAGAGAACCTGTGCAGTTTTATGGATGTCTGCCAAGAGTTTCACGGGGGACACGTATTTGCTGTCTTTGGCCCGTATGGTGGTCCCCTCCGGTTGTGAGGTTTCTGTGATTCGCTGAGACATACTCAACTCAACTCACATTGCTCACTGCTCACTGGTTAGGAATGCACAGAGGGAGCCTTTTCCCCTTTAcaaactcccccacccccaccgaaaGCTGAGTGGAGCCAAGCTGTGAACTCAGAACTCAGACAGACAGCTAGAAACGCCAAACCAAAACCATCACAAAGGAACTGGTttgaactggggggggggggggggctggggggggcggggctgcacTTCCATGTACCTGAGACTGAGCTTTACCTGGGAGTCTATGACAAATATCAGCGCTCCTGTTCCCCGGAAGATCATCTCATAGTCAAATGTAGGGTCAAAAAAGTCAATCTGTCCTGGGAAGTCCCAAATCTGAAAATTAACAAAGGAGCTATTGGAAACGTCTTCCCTGCAGATCTTGTTCGTGCTCTCCAAGAACAGTGTTTCGTTGGGAGACATTTTGTGAAAGACAACTTTCTGAATAGATGACTTGCCGCTTCTCCTCAGGCCCATGAGCAGGATTCTCGGCTTCACCTCAGTGCTGAAGGGATCGCTGAAGTCCAGAACTGGAGAAACCACAAAACAAGAATGAGGGTGAGTCGCCGTCACAGTGGTTAATTAGAGGACTTTCACTTCCACCTCAGATGGGATTTATGATTCACTGACAGTGCTACTCTTCCAAATGCCATGAGTGCTAACTACCTCACTCCACTCATGGAGGGCCTGTTAGGAAGTGCAGAACACTGAAGAATGCTGTGTCACTACCTGTCACACCATTCCAGAGGGCCAGAAAACCTGTACAATTCCTCATCACAACCAGCAAATCTGGAGTGTGAGGAGTAGAGGTTTCCTGGAGCAAACTGTGCAGGGAAAAAATCCAGCCTTAGCATTCCATAGCAATGTCTTCCTTGCCTAGATCATCAGAGTCTCTATGCCGTAAAGGGATGCTTATGCATTTGAGTTATGCATCAAATAGAGAAttttggactttatcaaaatttaaaacatgggTGTTTCAAAGGATACTGTTAAGAAAGTGAAGACAACccatagaatggaagaaaacgTGCAAATCATGTATGTGATAAGGgcctagtatccagaatatataaagaactcttacaattcaacagtaaagacaacctaattaaaaaaaaaaaatgggcaaagtacctaaatggacatttctccaaagacacaaaaatggccaaaaagcacatgaagtGAGGCCCCCGCATCATTAGCGATCTGAGAAATACTaataaaaaccacagtaagatgccatttcacacccactaggatggttatAATCAAAAAGATCAacagtaacaagtgttgatgaggctATGGGCtaattagaaccctcatacagTACGGgtacaaatgtaaaatgatgtgttttgaacagcttggcagtttctcaGAAGGTTAAACACTGAGTCACCTCGTGACCTACCAATTCCACTCCTAgcaatatattcaaagaaatgaaaacgtgTCCAATATTCCTTCTGACAACACCTCTTATGTCTTTCTCACTCCCTGGTCCCACTCTAATTCAATAGTAACTGgaaagtgattcttttttctcttactgtaACTAACAATAACCACATGAAATGATAACTCTTGTCTAGACAATGATAACAATCATCTAGAACACATTAATACTTGATAATGTCTTAGTGAATTTCatttactatatataatattttgatgttttaatttgcagCAGGTTTAGGTAAACACACAAGTTTCAGGTAAAACAAGAACTGAAAAAAAGTAAGCAGGTACAGATGTGCGCAGCCACTATTCCACTCTATGTAACACTTCACCCCCACCCTACCCACACATTCTTTTCCAGTCCAGCTCGACCCAATTCAACAATCTGCTGATAATATACTATAGAAGCAGTAATGCAGAAGTAAAGCACCCAAAAAGTCACCAGCTCTCTTCTTCATCAGTCATTATATGCTACTCACTCTCAGTACTGTCATTACAAGTCAGTCTTGGTAAAAGCAGGgcataaattaaaagagaaaacagggcttccagttttaaaattttcagactgATAACATGTCATGGTCTTCCCCTCCCTCAGTGAATCcctaaaaataacagaaaaggtataaaccataaataaatggatgaacaaataaaCATAGATACCTGAGcttgaagcaaacaaacaaacaaaacccctcaaAGTTGAGATTACAGAGAAATCCCTAAGAAACACCAAGGTCAGACTGAAGAGGGAACCTGTAGCCCTTGACCAGAATTAGTAAGATTCTGCTGCAGAAGGTAGAACTGGTGGGAGCCCAAACCGGAAAGGACATGAAGACAACCATCAGGGCTGTTATTTGGAGAATCATAGTGAGAAGAAGCCAGTAGGTGAACTCTGTGCACTACTCCTACCACCCAGTGCACACTTCCAGGTGGGAGCAGACTATAGAAGCTTGtgtaggagaggggaggaggtgctCTAGGAGCTCAGGATGCCCAGAAAGACGGGGGGCTACCCACACTTCCACCCTTCAAGTACTCTGATCTTCCCTAACTCACTACAGTGTGTGGATTCAACAGCTAGAAGCAGTACTATCTTCTCTCCAGACATTTCCTCAAATGTCTAACATACATACACTTGAACATACATCTGAAGAAGCAGAGTTCATAAAGGAGTCAGAGTAAAGTTTCAGGTATAATTAAAATCTTCAGAGAAAAGGTGGTATCCACAAAACAGGAACAGACAATTTCAGAACAAGAGCAACCATGGAAAATATGGCCTTAGAGaccttagaaataaaaatgtaattgtagGGGGGAGGTTAGATATATGGATTGAAAAGCAGAATAAGAACAGATTAAGAGGGCAGTAGTGAACTAGAACATCCAATCCTCTCAGAACGTAGTACAAAGGGATAGAGTGCTGGGAAGTATGAGGCAAAGGTTAAAATGACATCAGGAATAGTCATCTCAAACctgtagaaaatataaatacttgtGAAAATGCATTAGAAAAGGATCCAGAAGGATGTGCAGCAAACAAAGAGTGCATGAGTGAAAGATTTGGGGGCAATCATCAAAGGGATTTGgctttgatttcatttaaaaatttttaggctaatttatttatttattttttagtaatctctatacccaacatagggctcaaactgatgaccctgagatcaagggtcataTGCTCTTCCAACTTAGCCAGGAAGGCACCCCCCtggctttaattttaaaaaggaaacacatttatatacatatattattaaaattagtttcaaaaaaaatgtttaatgtataGCGAGTCAtggaagacacaaaaatatttcaaaatattaaatattctttaagttGTGATTTCAATTCCACATTCTCTTAAGTGCTTGTCAtaaagtttttgtctttttattattatttttttaatgtttatttacttttgagagagagagagacagagtgaaagcaggggaggggcagagagagagggagtcacagaatccgaagcaggatccaggctttgagctgtcagcacagagcctgatgtgagacttga
This window contains:
- the RRAGD gene encoding ras-related GTP-binding protein D; protein product: MSQVLGKPQPEEEDDDEEDELVGLADYGDGPDSSDADPDSGAEEGVLDFSDPFSTEVKPRILLMGLRRSGKSSIQKVVFHKMSPNETLFLESTNKICREDVSNSSFVNFQIWDFPGQIDFFDPTFDYEMIFRGTGALIFVIDSQDDYMEALARLHLTVTRAYKVNTDINFEVFIHKVDGLSDDHKIETQRDIHQRANDDLADAGLEKIHLSFYLTSIYDHSIFEAFSKVVQKLIPQLPTLENLLNIFISNSGIEKAFLFDVVSKIYIATDSTPVDMQTYELCCDMIDVVIDISCIYGLKEDGAGTPYDKESTAIIKLNNTTVLYLKEVTKFLALVCFVREESFERKGLIDYNFHCFRKAIHEVFEVRMKMVKSRKVQNRLQKKKGATPNGTPNVLL